In Desulfomicrobium escambiense DSM 10707, the DNA window GTCGGCATCGTCTGCGACGTTTCGACCTACGACCTCGACGGCGCCTTGCAGGTCGTCTATGTGGACGCGGCCTTCAAGGCCCGGCGCACGGTCGTGGTCTGGCGGGACGGCCGCTTCGAGTGGGCCGACCCGTCCACCCCCGGCATCGACGCCGAAAACGACCCCGCCCTCGAAACCTACGTGACCACGGTCAAGAACGGCCGCTACTAGGCCCCCTCCAGGCGGCAGTGCTGCTCGTAGAAGGCGCTGCCCCCGCCCATGTCCGTCTCCACCGCCCGGATGATGCGGTTCACCCCGCCCCCGAACCTGCCCCACGGCCCGCGCCTGTAGACGACGCAGTCCGGGTGAACGGCCGCGTCCGCAGTCAAATCCACATCCAGGAACCCGAGTTCCGTGACGATGCGTCCCGGACCGGGCCCCAGCCCCAGGACGCGTAGCGTGTCCGGGTGCACGGCGACCGCGGGCCGCACGGCGTGATCCTCGGGCAGGATCTGGGAATGGACGAAGCGGCGGTTGATGAGGGTCAAAAGCTGCAGCGGGTACCCGGCCGGCGGGTCCAGGGGCAGGTCTAGGCGGGCGGGCAGACGATACAGGCCGTCGGCGTGGCCGAAGCGCAGGCCCTCGAAGGCCACGGCCGGATGGGTCGAGCGGGCGTAACCCGCGGCGCGCAACTCCTCCAGGGTCGTGTCCAGGGTGCGCGAACACAGGGCCCGGCGCAGGGCCTCCTCGGGCTTCGGCAGCTCCAGACCGAGCCGGCGCCCGAGGTCCGAGAGAATGTCGTAGTCCGTGCGCACGCCTGCCGGGGGCTCGACAGCCTTGCCGCTCCACTGCACGTACTCGTGCATGAAGGAGCCCACGGCGTCGTCCTGTTCGAGCATCAGCGCCACGGGCAGGACCAGGTCCGCGACCTCGGCCGTGTCGGTCATGAAGGCGTCGCAGACCACGACGAAATCGAGGCCGTCCAGGGCACGGGCCACCGCGCCGGCCTCGGGGAACTGGTTGGCCGGGTTGATGCATTCCACCCAGGCCATGCGCACGGGCGGGTCGGCGCGGCCGATCTCGCGGGCCAGGTCGGGCATGAGCAGCGTGCGGCCGTAGCTCGTGGACGCCTTCCAGGGCACGTCGAAGTTGGCCATGGAACTCAGGTTGTAGTAGGCGCCCCCGCCGCTGCGGCCCACCTGCCCAGAGAGCATGGCCAGGGCGTTGACGAAGCGCACGTTCTGCCCGCCGAAGCGGTAGCGCTGCATGCCCCAGCCCAGAAGAGAGGCCACGGGCGAGGGGCCGGCGTACAGCCCGGCCAGGAAGTCCGCGTCCTCGCGAGACGCCCCGCACCACCGAAGCGGTTCATCCCCGCAGCCGTCCAGGAGCGCCCGGAAGGCGGGCAGGTCGCGGCAGGCCGCCGCCACCTCCGGCGCCACGCCCTTGCGGCGCAGCACCTCCCGCAGCACGGCCGAGGCCAGGAAACGGTCCGTGCCGGGGCGGATGCGCACGAAGCGGTCGGTGAACCCCTCGGCCGTGTCCGCGCCCGGCGCGATGGTCACCACGGGCACGCCGCCCTTGCGCAGCTGCCGGACCATGGCCGCCGTGTGCACGGAGCCCCGCTTCAGGTCGCGGCCCCAGTTGACCAGGGCCGACGTGCACAGGATGTCCGTGATGTCGTTGTGGCGCAGGGCCCCGAAGTCCTCGACGCAGGCCGATATCCCGGCCTCGTCGCACAGGGAGCCGTGCAGGCCCGAGGCGCCGAGGCTGCGAAAGAAAAGGGTCGAGAGGAACTTGACCACGCCCCGGTTGCCCGAGCCACGCACGTGCAGGATGGAGCGGGGCTCGTCGCGGTACAGGTTCATTTTCTCGGCGCACAGCCCCAGGGCCTCGTCCCAACCGATGTCCCGCCACGCGCCGTCAACCTTGAGGCGAGGGGAGCGCAGGCGGTGCGGGCTTGCGAGCCTGCGGCGGTGCACGTCGAGCTTGGGGCAGACGAAGCCGCGGGTGAAGGGGTGGTCGGGGTTGCCGCGCAGGCGCAGGCCGCCGGGGCCGTTTTCGGCCACGATGGAGCAGGCGTCGGGGCAATCAAGGGTGCAGGCGGTGATAGTCATGTATTCTCCACAAGGGCCCAGTACCAATGGGCATTTATGCGTGTTCGTCCGATTGTCAGGAGTCGTTCTAATCCCGGCGTTGACGGAAGCCAAGGCCGGCGGCAAGGTCGGACCATGTCGAACATTCTGAACCTGAACCAGACCAGCCGCGACCGGGTCGAGATCCTGGGCCGGGCCGTGAACGAATCCGGGGGGGCCACGCCCCTGTACCTGGAGCGCATCTCCGCCGGCTTCCCCTCCCCGGCCGACGACTACATCGAAACGGCTCTGGACCTGAACACCTACCTGGTCCGTAACCCGGCCGCCACATTCATGGTCAGGGTCAGCGGCGACTCCATGTCCGGCGCGGGCATACACGACGGCGACATCCTCGTCGTGGACCGCTCCGAGGAGCCCGTTCCGGGCAAGATCGTGGTCGCGGTCCTCGACGGCGAACTGACGGTCAAACGCCTGGTCCGCAAGGACGGCCAAATTTTCCTCGCCCCGGAGAACCCCCGCTACCGGCCCATCGCCGTGGCCGCCGAACAGGACCTGCACGTCTGGGGCGTTGTCTCGGGAGTGGTGCGGAGGCTCTGATGCGCGATTTCTACCTCATGGTGGACTGCAACAACTTCTACGCATCCTGCGAACGGGTCTTCGACCCGTCCCTGGAAGGCAGACCAGTGGTCGTGCTGTCCAACAACGACGGCTGCGTCATCGCCCGCTCGAACGAGGCCAAGGCCTTGGGAATAGCCATGGGCGAACCGGCCTACAAACGCGAGGACTTCTACGCCCGTAGCGGCGTGCGCGTCCTCTCCTCCAACTACGCCCTCTACGGCGACATGTCGGCCCGCGTCATGCGCACTTTGGGCCAGTTTTGCGCCGAGGCCGAGATCTACTCCATCGACGAATGCTTCCTCATGCTGCGGGGCCTGGACAGCGCGAGCCTGCTCGACACGGCCCGCGAAATCCGCGCCACGGTGAAAAAATGGACGGGCATCCCCGTAGGCGTGGGCATCGCCCGGACCAAGACCCTGGCCAAGGTCGCCAACCGCCTGGCCAAGAAGGGCGACGGCGCGCGGTTGCTGGAGGACGAGGACGACATCGACCGGGTCCTGCACTCCACGGAACCCGGCGACGTGTGGGGCATCGGCCGCAGGAGCGCGCGCTTCCTGGCCGCCTGCGGGGTGCGCACCGCCCTGGACCTCAAGCGCCGCCCCGACGACTGGGTCCGCCGCCATCTGACCGTGACGGGCCTGCGCACGGTCCTCGAACTGCGCCAGATCCCGTGCATCGCCCTGGAGGACGCCCCGCCGCCGGCCCGCTCCCTGGTCTGCTCCCGCTCCTTCGGCACGCGCGTCGAGAGCCTGGAGAGCCTGGAGGAGGCCGTCTCGGCCTATGTGCAGCGGGCCGCGGAGAAGCTGCGCCGCAAGGGCCTCGTGGCCGGGACAGTGCAGGTCTTCCTGGAAACCAACCGCTTCCAGCCGGGCCCGCAGTACTGCGCCAGCCGCGGCCGCGCCCTGCCCGCTCCCACGGCCGACACATTGGTCCTGCACGGGCCGGCCCTGCAGATTCTGCGCGAGATCCACAAGCCCGGCTACAAGTACCAGAAGGCGGGCGTGATCCTGTTGGACCTCGCCCCGGCCGGCCAGCGCCAGCTGTCCTTCCTGGAGCCGAGCGGCGAGGAGAAGACGCGGCGCGACGCCCTCATGCGGGTCATGGACCGCGTCAACACCATGCACGGCCAGGGCACCCTGACCCTGGCCGCCTCGGGCCTGGGCAGGAAGGAATGGCACATGCGCCAGGAGCGCCGCTCCCCCCGCTACACCACGTCCTGGGCCGAACTGCCCGTCGTTTGCTGAAACCGCCACACATCACTTCTGGACTGCGTTGCTCACCGATTTTGAAGGGCTCATGGAGACGGCTACACTTCGCCCTCCAAAATCGGCTCTCGCCTTGCCAGAATTGATTTGTGAACGGTTTCGAAGTGATGAGTCGTTATGAATCTTCCAAACTTCAACCTGCTTCCTCAAGGACGAGTATGCGCTTCGGACTGTGCTGCCTCTTCGTGGCCGAACCCGTGACCTTCCGCACCACCACGGCCAAGGCCCTCTCGGCCCTGAGCCGCCGCGACGCCCTGGCCAAGGCTTCGGGCGTCTGCCTGCACAACGCCCAAAACCTCCTGCTGGCGGTGCAGGCGGCGCACCGGCTGGGCATCGGGGCCTTCCGCATCATGTCGCCCCTCTTCCCGCGCATGACCCACCCCGAGGTCGGCTACAATCTGGAGGACCTGCCCGATGCCGAGGCCATCGCCCGCAACATGGCCGATGTCAGGGACTTTGCTCGGGTCCGCGACATCCGCCTGAGCTTCCACCCGGACCAATTCGTGGTCCTGTCCTCGCCCCACGCCCATGTCGTCGAAAGCTCCGTGCGGGAACTGGAGTACCAGGCCTTCCTGGCGGACCTGACCGGGGCCGACGTCATCAACATCCACGCCGGCGGGGCCTACGGCGACAAGGCGGCCGCCCTGAAACGCCTGGCCGCCGTGGTGCGGGACCTGCCCGAAGGCGTGTCCTCCCGCCTGACCCTGGAGAACGACGACGTGACCTACTCCGTGCGCGACCTGCTGCCCGTGTGCGGGGAACTTGGCCTGCCGCTGGTCTATGACGTCCATCACCACCGCTGCAACCCGGACGGCCTGGGCGAGGCAGAGGCCACGGACCTGGCCGGGGCCACCTGGAGGGGCCGGGAGCAGTACTGCCACATCTCCTCGCCGCGCGAAGGCTGGCAGGGCAACCCCAAGCCCCACGCCGACTACATCGACCCCGCGGACTTCCCGGCCTGCTGGCAAGGC includes these proteins:
- a CDS encoding LexA family protein encodes the protein MSNILNLNQTSRDRVEILGRAVNESGGATPLYLERISAGFPSPADDYIETALDLNTYLVRNPAATFMVRVSGDSMSGAGIHDGDILVVDRSEEPVPGKIVVAVLDGELTVKRLVRKDGQIFLAPENPRYRPIAVAAEQDLHVWGVVSGVVRRL
- a CDS encoding molybdopterin-dependent oxidoreductase translates to MTITACTLDCPDACSIVAENGPGGLRLRGNPDHPFTRGFVCPKLDVHRRRLASPHRLRSPRLKVDGAWRDIGWDEALGLCAEKMNLYRDEPRSILHVRGSGNRGVVKFLSTLFFRSLGASGLHGSLCDEAGISACVEDFGALRHNDITDILCTSALVNWGRDLKRGSVHTAAMVRQLRKGGVPVVTIAPGADTAEGFTDRFVRIRPGTDRFLASAVLREVLRRKGVAPEVAAACRDLPAFRALLDGCGDEPLRWCGASREDADFLAGLYAGPSPVASLLGWGMQRYRFGGQNVRFVNALAMLSGQVGRSGGGAYYNLSSMANFDVPWKASTSYGRTLLMPDLAREIGRADPPVRMAWVECINPANQFPEAGAVARALDGLDFVVVCDAFMTDTAEVADLVLPVALMLEQDDAVGSFMHEYVQWSGKAVEPPAGVRTDYDILSDLGRRLGLELPKPEEALRRALCSRTLDTTLEELRAAGYARSTHPAVAFEGLRFGHADGLYRLPARLDLPLDPPAGYPLQLLTLINRRFVHSQILPEDHAVRPAVAVHPDTLRVLGLGPGPGRIVTELGFLDVDLTADAAVHPDCVVYRRGPWGRFGGGVNRIIRAVETDMGGGSAFYEQHCRLEGA
- the uvsE gene encoding UV DNA damage repair endonuclease UvsE; this translates as MRFGLCCLFVAEPVTFRTTTAKALSALSRRDALAKASGVCLHNAQNLLLAVQAAHRLGIGAFRIMSPLFPRMTHPEVGYNLEDLPDAEAIARNMADVRDFARVRDIRLSFHPDQFVVLSSPHAHVVESSVRELEYQAFLADLTGADVINIHAGGAYGDKAAALKRLAAVVRDLPEGVSSRLTLENDDVTYSVRDLLPVCGELGLPLVYDVHHHRCNPDGLGEAEATDLAGATWRGREQYCHISSPREGWQGNPKPHADYIDPADFPACWQGRAMTVDVEAKAKELAVVRLMRDLAPTA
- a CDS encoding Y-family DNA polymerase gives rise to the protein MRDFYLMVDCNNFYASCERVFDPSLEGRPVVVLSNNDGCVIARSNEAKALGIAMGEPAYKREDFYARSGVRVLSSNYALYGDMSARVMRTLGQFCAEAEIYSIDECFLMLRGLDSASLLDTAREIRATVKKWTGIPVGVGIARTKTLAKVANRLAKKGDGARLLEDEDDIDRVLHSTEPGDVWGIGRRSARFLAACGVRTALDLKRRPDDWVRRHLTVTGLRTVLELRQIPCIALEDAPPPARSLVCSRSFGTRVESLESLEEAVSAYVQRAAEKLRRKGLVAGTVQVFLETNRFQPGPQYCASRGRALPAPTADTLVLHGPALQILREIHKPGYKYQKAGVILLDLAPAGQRQLSFLEPSGEEKTRRDALMRVMDRVNTMHGQGTLTLAASGLGRKEWHMRQERRSPRYTTSWAELPVVC